Proteins encoded by one window of uncultured Ilyobacter sp.:
- a CDS encoding TolC family protein yields the protein MKKKILSMMLIISCSSFGMEVTLEKAVDMAFKNNRDLKNSKIETVQQDLLYKETAKGALPTVSIEGGYTEDRNDSYDDGYFENGIILIQPIYSGGEIYYGIEGAKKNRELYNISYEKDMTDTRLEVIKEYITVLQLQKTLEVYETSNREKEAELKRQKEFYNLGMIDRSEILKVDSSLYETKSDIINTKNNIQKEKIILKKLMGISLEEDILLKDIDLQKINPEKVDLENDMKKAVNESLQSKKLKLNTEITKLQEKAAKSEFLPEVDLEYAYESSDEASFSDSANAGDWQWRIGVSFEWEIFNFGSSSDSYQRAKLETEKANISRDNELEELRKNIKSAYLEIQTLYSLIHTRKKSYETSKEIYEIDREKYANRLIDTVDYLQTESDLREAEVNYINVQMDYYQAYEEYLNLIK from the coding sequence ATGAAGAAAAAAATATTGAGCATGATGCTTATAATATCATGCAGTTCTTTTGGTATGGAAGTTACTTTGGAAAAAGCCGTGGATATGGCTTTTAAAAATAACCGTGACCTTAAAAACAGTAAAATAGAGACTGTGCAGCAGGATCTTCTCTACAAGGAAACAGCTAAGGGTGCCCTTCCCACTGTGAGCATAGAGGGGGGATATACAGAGGACAGAAACGACAGTTACGACGACGGGTATTTTGAAAACGGCATAATACTGATCCAGCCCATCTATTCAGGCGGGGAGATATATTACGGTATAGAGGGAGCCAAAAAAAACAGGGAACTTTATAATATAAGCTATGAAAAAGATATGACGGACACCAGACTCGAGGTTATAAAGGAATATATAACTGTACTTCAGCTCCAAAAGACCTTAGAAGTATATGAAACTTCCAATCGTGAAAAGGAGGCGGAACTGAAAAGGCAGAAGGAGTTTTATAATCTCGGGATGATAGACAGAAGTGAGATCTTAAAGGTCGACTCCTCTCTCTATGAGACCAAAAGCGACATAATAAATACAAAAAACAATATTCAAAAAGAAAAAATTATACTGAAAAAATTAATGGGCATATCCCTTGAGGAAGATATTCTGCTAAAGGATATAGATCTTCAGAAGATAAATCCTGAAAAAGTAGATCTTGAAAATGATATGAAAAAAGCAGTAAACGAAAGTCTTCAGTCAAAAAAGCTCAAGCTGAATACTGAGATAACAAAACTTCAAGAGAAGGCTGCTAAAAGTGAATTTTTACCAGAAGTGGACCTAGAGTATGCCTATGAAAGTTCTGATGAAGCCAGTTTTTCGGATTCTGCTAATGCAGGGGACTGGCAGTGGCGTATAGGGGTTAGTTTTGAATGGGAGATATTTAACTTTGGGAGCTCTTCTGATTCTTACCAAAGAGCAAAGCTCGAGACAGAAAAGGCTAATATATCAAGAGATAATGAGCTAGAAGAACTCAGAAAAAATATTAAGTCAGCGTATCTTGAGATACAGACCCTCTATAGTCTCATACATACAAGAAAGAAATCTTATGAAACATCAAAAGAGATCTATGAAATAGACAGAGAAAAATATGCCAACAGATTAATCGATACAGTAGATTATCTTCAGACAGAATCAGACTTGAGAGAAGCCGAGGTCAATTATATCAATGTCCAGATGGACTATTACCAAGCGTATGAAGAATATCTTAATCTTATAAAATAA
- a CDS encoding efflux RND transporter periplasmic adaptor subunit has translation MKKILIIMIIILLAACGKSEEKPVENKEVLKSVKTMELKKSKVENIKNYNGELIPLNEVAHTTDTGGDVTKINYQNGDFVKKGEIVLVLKDKDTEAAYLESMGEFMKAQSDYETSKTSYGKYKTLFDKKLISEDAFLTMKNQFIQSEGAKKVVQSQYLKAKQDFDELTVRAKISGLVSDLDIKKYQKTAADETLFTVVDASKMEVGVGVAASDLQNIKKGSTAKVYVDDIGAEITGTVEKINPASDSDTKKYEAKILLNNKDGKLVKGMYSKVEVNSGEVEGFFIPKEAIMLKDMYNYIAVSREGQAIIYKVDLGISSDDSQQIVFDDYLPGDKVIIQGQYLLKNNDKIKEA, from the coding sequence ATGAAAAAAATATTAATTATTATGATTATTATCTTATTAGCAGCCTGTGGCAAATCAGAAGAAAAACCAGTGGAAAACAAAGAGGTTTTAAAAAGTGTAAAAACTATGGAGCTCAAAAAAAGTAAAGTCGAAAATATAAAAAACTATAACGGGGAACTCATTCCATTGAATGAAGTGGCTCATACAACAGATACCGGCGGAGATGTGACAAAGATAAATTATCAAAACGGAGATTTTGTAAAAAAGGGAGAGATTGTTTTAGTTCTTAAAGACAAAGACACCGAGGCTGCTTATCTGGAATCCATGGGGGAGTTTATGAAGGCCCAGTCGGATTATGAGACGAGCAAAACGTCATATGGAAAGTATAAGACACTTTTTGATAAGAAGCTCATATCTGAAGATGCCTTTCTTACTATGAAAAATCAGTTTATCCAGAGTGAAGGAGCCAAGAAAGTAGTACAGTCCCAGTATCTGAAGGCCAAGCAGGATTTTGACGAACTTACGGTCAGGGCCAAAATATCTGGTCTGGTGAGTGACCTTGACATAAAAAAATATCAAAAGACAGCTGCAGATGAAACCCTGTTTACAGTGGTAGATGCCAGCAAGATGGAGGTAGGAGTAGGTGTAGCTGCCTCAGACCTGCAGAATATAAAAAAGGGCAGTACTGCAAAAGTGTACGTAGATGATATAGGGGCAGAAATAACAGGAACAGTAGAAAAGATAAACCCTGCCTCAGACAGCGATACAAAAAAATATGAGGCTAAAATCCTCCTAAATAATAAAGATGGAAAGCTGGTAAAAGGGATGTATTCCAAGGTTGAAGTCAATAGCGGAGAAGTAGAGGGTTTCTTTATACCCAAAGAAGCAATAATGCTGAAAGATATGTATAATTATATCGCAGTTTCGAGAGAAGGGCAGGCAATCATTTATAAGGTTGATCTAGGGATATCGTCTGATGATTCACAGCAGATAGTCTTTGATGATTATCTGCCGGGAGACAAAGTAATAATCCAGGGACAGTACCTTCTGAAGAATAATGACAAAATAAAGGAGGCCTAG
- a CDS encoding efflux RND transporter permease subunit, translating into MSLSNFSIKKPATTTMIMIAMIFFGYLGLKNMPVEMMPSTSYPMAKISIDWDGATPDDVNDMITKKIEDFLPNIDGITEYSSTSEVGQSSIEVKFDYGTDIETKITLIQNEINQISGKLPDDADEPVIREQSTSGIPAMVLMLVGGDPMEMRTYANATVKPLIERIDGVSQVLIRGGQEQEVLVEVDPEKLDNYNMGIEDISTIISEANVNIPGGTLTEGEKEYIIKVEGELSTLEEISDIVLKNSNGKLLKLKDVADVKMSIKDKDSIFRNSGKDALALIVTKTDNGNSVEIVNSIKKVLKNQEGSMPINTEVKMAHDSSTTILNSIASVKESAYTGIILVSIILFIFLKNISVTMIVAMSIPTSIIFTFFLLNSMGVSINIISLMGLSLGVGMLVDDSVVVTDNIFRRLTEFKEDKVTASEKGASEVTLPVITSSLTTMAVFLPMVFQEGIVKKQFGDMSYSISFCLTASLIVAVMFVPMMCSKILKKNTNIAHERAVMKFIKKKYKTILKLALRRRFLVVTGAILLFVASIFMLKTLGARFLPTQDSGDFAVIASLPSGADIKMADRIAGILEEKAKDLKYATNYSIMGDTEDVVLNLDAGLKTTREESMYDIMSDLRKKFQGIPDVTITVVPDFVRGASDINDLEFNLYSDNEKQLEVISDQLKEKISEISGLTDISTSLEGGKPEGRFIIDREKAKYYGVSVSDIATMIGAQINGSVPITINSDNDEVDVTVQLKKEYRESSKLLLDSRITLDNGKSVKISDVADYVVVEGPSKIEKKDKKRKVSLYANLEKGADLQSAEASIISELNKIGLPDGVTYSSGGNNEDMGVIFKQLASTFVVAVFLIYFILVWQFESFVFPFIIIFSIPLSTMGAIFGLYFTGKSLDAMVFVGIILLIGIVVNNAIVLIDFINQRIDAGDNISRAVMTSGVTRLRPILMTTMTTILGMVPLAISNGEGYEMYNGMAFVVIFGLSFATILTLVLIPSVYYIVEDIREYVIAAWKKKYPVHAEIENEIV; encoded by the coding sequence ATGAGTTTATCAAATTTTTCCATAAAAAAACCGGCTACAACTACCATGATAATGATAGCCATGATATTTTTTGGATACCTGGGACTTAAAAATATGCCTGTGGAAATGATGCCTAGCACATCATACCCAATGGCGAAAATAAGTATAGATTGGGACGGAGCAACTCCTGATGATGTAAATGACATGATAACAAAAAAGATAGAGGATTTTCTGCCAAATATAGACGGGATAACCGAATACAGCTCTACATCTGAGGTAGGGCAGTCAAGTATAGAGGTTAAGTTTGATTACGGAACGGATATAGAGACTAAGATCACTCTGATTCAAAATGAGATCAATCAGATAAGCGGAAAACTTCCCGATGATGCAGACGAACCTGTCATTAGGGAGCAGTCAACATCTGGTATACCTGCAATGGTTTTAATGCTTGTAGGGGGAGATCCCATGGAGATGAGGACCTATGCCAATGCTACAGTTAAACCTTTGATAGAGAGGATAGACGGAGTATCTCAGGTGCTCATAAGAGGGGGACAGGAACAGGAAGTTTTGGTAGAAGTGGACCCTGAAAAACTAGATAACTATAATATGGGTATAGAGGATATAAGTACTATTATATCTGAAGCAAATGTAAATATCCCCGGAGGAACCCTTACAGAAGGGGAGAAAGAATACATAATAAAAGTAGAGGGAGAACTCTCCACTCTAGAGGAAATATCAGATATAGTGTTAAAAAATTCAAATGGAAAACTTCTAAAGTTAAAAGATGTGGCAGATGTAAAGATGTCCATAAAAGACAAAGACAGTATATTTAGAAACAGCGGTAAAGATGCCCTAGCACTGATTGTTACAAAAACCGATAACGGGAATTCAGTAGAGATAGTAAATTCCATAAAAAAAGTGTTGAAAAATCAAGAGGGTTCGATGCCTATAAATACCGAGGTAAAGATGGCCCATGATTCATCCACTACAATACTAAATTCCATTGCCAGCGTAAAAGAGAGTGCCTATACTGGTATAATTCTTGTCTCTATAATACTCTTTATATTTTTAAAAAATATTTCTGTGACAATGATAGTGGCTATGTCCATTCCTACGTCTATAATTTTTACCTTCTTTCTACTAAATTCCATGGGAGTAAGTATCAACATAATATCTCTAATGGGACTTTCCCTAGGGGTAGGAATGCTTGTAGATGACTCGGTGGTTGTCACAGATAATATATTCAGACGTCTTACAGAGTTTAAAGAGGACAAGGTCACAGCCTCAGAAAAGGGAGCCAGTGAAGTGACATTACCTGTAATAACATCTTCTCTTACAACAATGGCTGTATTTTTACCCATGGTGTTTCAGGAAGGGATAGTGAAAAAGCAGTTTGGGGACATGTCTTATTCTATAAGTTTCTGTCTGACTGCATCTCTCATAGTAGCGGTTATGTTTGTTCCTATGATGTGCAGTAAGATTCTCAAGAAAAATACAAATATAGCCCATGAACGGGCTGTTATGAAATTTATAAAGAAAAAGTATAAAACAATTTTAAAACTTGCCTTAAGAAGAAGATTTTTGGTGGTCACAGGAGCTATACTTCTGTTTGTCGCCTCTATATTCATGTTAAAAACCTTAGGTGCTAGATTTCTACCGACTCAGGATAGTGGGGATTTTGCCGTAATAGCATCCCTTCCATCTGGAGCTGATATAAAAATGGCTGACAGAATAGCAGGAATACTAGAGGAAAAAGCAAAGGATCTAAAATATGCAACCAATTACTCCATCATGGGAGATACAGAAGACGTAGTGCTTAATCTAGATGCAGGTTTAAAAACTACCAGAGAAGAGAGTATGTATGATATCATGAGCGACCTTAGAAAAAAATTCCAGGGGATTCCAGATGTAACTATTACGGTAGTTCCGGATTTTGTGAGAGGGGCCTCTGATATAAATGACCTTGAGTTTAATCTTTATTCAGATAATGAAAAGCAACTTGAAGTAATATCTGACCAACTAAAAGAAAAAATATCGGAAATTTCAGGACTGACAGATATAAGTACTTCTCTCGAAGGTGGTAAGCCTGAGGGCAGGTTTATAATAGACAGAGAAAAGGCAAAATACTATGGTGTCAGTGTGTCAGATATAGCTACAATGATAGGGGCTCAGATAAACGGTAGTGTTCCTATAACTATAAACAGCGACAATGATGAGGTTGATGTCACTGTACAGCTGAAAAAAGAATACAGAGAGTCTAGCAAGCTTCTTTTAGATTCCAGAATAACATTAGATAATGGTAAAAGTGTGAAAATATCTGATGTGGCTGATTATGTGGTAGTAGAAGGCCCCTCAAAGATAGAGAAAAAAGACAAAAAGAGAAAGGTGAGTCTCTATGCCAACCTTGAAAAGGGAGCAGACCTCCAGAGTGCCGAGGCGAGCATTATATCAGAGCTTAATAAAATAGGACTTCCAGACGGAGTTACTTATAGTTCTGGTGGAAACAACGAGGATATGGGGGTTATATTTAAGCAGCTTGCTTCGACTTTTGTTGTGGCAGTTTTTCTCATATATTTCATATTGGTTTGGCAGTTTGAATCCTTTGTGTTTCCGTTTATCATAATATTTTCTATACCGCTATCAACCATGGGTGCTATATTTGGCCTTTATTTCACAGGGAAAAGTCTGGATGCCATGGTCTTTGTTGGGATAATTCTCCTAATAGGTATAGTGGTAAATAATGCCATTGTTCTCATTGATTTTATAAATCAGAGGATAGATGCAGGGGATAATATTTCTAGAGCAGTAATGACTTCTGGAGTCACAAGACTCAGACCGATACTTATGACGACGATGACAACTATCCTCGGGATGGTGCCTCTAGCTATAAGCAACGGCGAAGGATACGAGATGTACAACGGAATGGCCTTTGTGGTTATATTTGGTCTAAGTTTTGCAACTATACTGACCCTGGTGTTAATACCGTCTGTTTATTACATTGTAGAAGATATAAGAGAATATGTTATTGCAGCATGGAAGAAAAAATATCCTGTGCATGCCGAGATAGAAAATGAAATAGTATAA
- a CDS encoding GDSL-type esterase/lipase family protein, whose amino-acid sequence MCFGDSLTAGIGAPSGKSYPDYLKNYLDIKIINKGVPGETASQGRERFERDVLSLDPDIVIIEFGANDYFRKISSQKTRSHMEYMVDRLLDRGTVVFIAKFFPKKSIVSFIKSKDKKEYDKMYKELSSKDNVFLIDDIWGEAWGRPKYMNDTVHPNEYGYKIMADKYLEAVKDLFEYNSLLK is encoded by the coding sequence GTGTGTTTTGGAGACAGCCTGACTGCCGGTATAGGGGCTCCCAGCGGTAAAAGTTATCCTGATTATCTTAAGAATTATCTAGATATAAAAATCATAAATAAGGGGGTTCCAGGTGAAACAGCGTCACAGGGCAGGGAAAGATTTGAAAGGGATGTATTGAGCCTTGATCCAGACATAGTTATAATAGAGTTTGGAGCTAATGATTATTTCAGAAAAATATCTAGTCAAAAGACAAGATCCCACATGGAATATATGGTTGACAGGCTTTTAGACAGGGGAACAGTGGTTTTTATAGCAAAGTTTTTTCCTAAAAAATCCATAGTTTCATTTATAAAGTCAAAGGATAAGAAAGAATACGATAAGATGTATAAAGAACTTTCCTCTAAGGACAATGTTTTTCTTATTGACGATATATGGGGTGAAGCTTGGGGTCGACCAAAGTATATGAATGACACAGTTCATCCAAATGAATACGGCTATAAAATAATGGCTGATAAATATTTGGAAGCTGTCAAAGATCTTTTTGAATACAATAGTCTTTTAAAATAG
- a CDS encoding PHP domain-containing protein, whose protein sequence is MIEFDKLSDYFNEFYDFKPKDDAIYLDLHLHTTASDGHNTSKFFLDFLNEKKHLISITDHNEIRGAVKIAELGVKVVPGIELGCEDGFELLVYFKTFEDLEEFYIREVEGNKHPYRMARTTKNVFYFLDILEGRGCHISVPHINGMAQKNFLKNKHYLSEVLERVDSLETYNHSLSKKRNLTAKDLRKRYNLNATFGSDAHINREILSFYRFLNMEEKKHHKLMDSLYKVPMLSGLGKKHLIHMFKKK, encoded by the coding sequence ATGATTGAATTTGATAAATTATCAGACTATTTTAATGAATTTTATGACTTTAAGCCAAAAGACGATGCTATTTATCTTGACCTACATCTTCATACAACTGCCTCAGACGGACATAATACCTCAAAATTTTTTTTAGACTTTTTGAATGAAAAAAAACACCTCATATCCATAACAGACCATAATGAGATCAGAGGTGCAGTAAAAATAGCCGAACTTGGAGTAAAGGTAGTTCCAGGAATAGAGCTCGGATGTGAAGACGGCTTCGAACTGCTGGTTTATTTCAAAACCTTCGAAGACCTCGAAGAATTTTATATAAGGGAGGTGGAGGGAAACAAACACCCCTATAGAATGGCCAGAACCACAAAGAATGTTTTCTATTTCTTAGACATCCTCGAGGGTAGAGGCTGCCATATTTCCGTCCCACACATAAACGGGATGGCTCAGAAAAATTTCCTAAAAAATAAACATTATCTTTCTGAGGTGTTAGAAAGAGTGGACTCTCTAGAAACCTATAACCATTCTCTTTCAAAGAAGAGAAATCTCACCGCCAAAGATTTGAGAAAAAGATATAATTTAAATGCCACCTTTGGAAGTGATGCTCATATCAACAGAGAGATCCTTTCATTCTATCGATTCCTAAATATGGAAGAAAAAAAACATCATAAATTAATGGATTCTCTCTACAAGGTTCCTATGCTTTCAGGCCTTGGAAAGAAACACTTAATACATATGTTCAAGAAAAAATAA
- the cls gene encoding cardiolipin synthase produces the protein MVLEHLIFFAKYIYFINIFFVVVIIFFERKKPVYSLFWITVLVLTSYIGFVSYLLFGLSFRKKRLSKKFYMRNIFRYTTPSENNEAKKLEKWEQMIQYLELTGKNRLTFSNSIEIFTDGKKLFHDMKDELKKASSYIHMEYFIFDNDSLGKEFFSILKEKAKSGVEVKLILDGVGCRKLPLKKIEALRNSKIDVLVFFPSYFPFINLRANYRTHRKICIVDAKLGYIGGFNIGKDYIGKGPLGNWRDTHIKMNGEVLNELQKEFFSSLDFIKNQKFLSFGKKFRSRYDEKKYFPEKQKIGNSSIQIVGSAPDYEFHLIRDAILHMITKAKKYIYIQTPYFIPDDIIFEALKIASLSGVNIKIMIPNKPDHLMVYWATHSYVGEMITMGVKFYSYKNGFLHSKVVIVDDEVATVGSSNFDYRSFYQNFEINAFIYDFDTVKKLKATFIEDLAESSSITKEIYHDRKLLVKFKESISRLFSPIL, from the coding sequence GTTCTGGATCACAGTTCTTGTTCTGACATCCTATATTGGATTTGTTTCTTATCTGCTGTTTGGTTTAAGTTTCAGAAAAAAAAGACTGAGTAAAAAGTTCTATATGAGAAATATTTTCAGATATACCACTCCTTCTGAAAATAATGAGGCAAAAAAACTTGAAAAATGGGAACAGATGATACAGTATTTAGAGCTTACAGGGAAAAACAGATTAACTTTTTCAAACAGTATAGAAATTTTTACTGATGGGAAAAAACTTTTTCATGACATGAAAGACGAGTTAAAAAAAGCAAGCTCTTATATACACATGGAATATTTTATCTTTGACAATGATTCTTTGGGAAAAGAATTCTTTTCTATTTTAAAGGAAAAGGCAAAATCTGGTGTAGAAGTCAAACTAATATTAGACGGTGTGGGGTGCAGAAAACTTCCGTTAAAAAAAATTGAAGCACTCAGAAATTCAAAAATTGATGTGCTAGTTTTCTTCCCCTCATATTTTCCATTTATAAACCTACGGGCCAACTATAGAACTCACAGGAAAATCTGTATAGTTGATGCTAAGTTAGGATACATCGGAGGCTTTAATATCGGAAAGGACTACATCGGGAAAGGGCCCCTTGGAAACTGGAGGGACACACATATCAAAATGAACGGCGAAGTCTTAAATGAGCTTCAAAAAGAATTTTTTTCATCCTTGGATTTTATAAAAAATCAGAAGTTTTTAAGTTTTGGAAAAAAATTCCGAAGCAGGTATGATGAAAAAAAATACTTTCCTGAAAAACAAAAAATTGGGAATTCTTCCATACAGATTGTAGGAAGTGCCCCAGATTACGAATTTCACTTGATAAGAGACGCTATTCTTCATATGATAACAAAGGCAAAAAAATATATCTATATTCAGACCCCTTATTTTATACCAGATGATATTATTTTTGAAGCTTTAAAAATAGCTTCACTTTCTGGGGTAAATATAAAGATCATGATCCCCAATAAGCCCGACCACCTCATGGTCTATTGGGCAACTCACTCCTATGTAGGGGAGATGATAACTATGGGAGTGAAGTTTTACTCCTATAAAAATGGATTTCTCCACAGCAAAGTAGTCATCGTAGACGATGAGGTGGCCACAGTGGGAAGCTCAAATTTTGATTATAGAAGTTTTTATCAAAATTTTGAAATAAATGCTTTTATATATGATTTTGACACAGTGAAGAAATTAAAGGCAACATTTATAGAAGATCTGGCAGAAAGCTCATCTATAACAAAAGAAATTTACCATGACAGGAAACTCTTGGTAAAATTCAAGGAATCCATCAGCAGACTATTTTCTCCAATTCTCTAA